Within Quadrisphaera sp. DSM 44207, the genomic segment AGCGAGCCCTCGCGGTACTCGATGTTGCTGTACATGTTGTCGGGGCCGTACTGGTAGATCCCGATCGTCGCGCGCGTCGGATCGCCGTTCTCGTCGAACTCGACCGGGCCGGAGAAGCCGTTGTAGTCGATGTCCTCACCGGCGTCGAGCAGGCCCGCGCACTCCTCGTACGAGGTGCACGCGGTGCCCTCGCGGCTGACGCCCTGCAGCTCCGCGGCGATCGCCGTGCCGGCGTCGGAGCCCGCGACATTGGCCGCCAGCCCGATCAGCACGGTCGCGTCGTAGGCCTCGGGGGCGTACTCGAAGCCGTTCAGCGCCGGGTCCACCTCCTTGAGGCGGGCCTGGAACTCCGCGGACGTCGCCGAGCCCGGCAGGGTGCCCTTGACGCCCTCGAGCGTGCCGGGGGCGAACTCCTCGCCGTAGTTCGACAGGTTGCCGTCGACGAAGTAGGTCGGCAGGTCCTGCGGGCCGGAGCCCTGGGCGACGAGCGCGTTGACGATCCGGACCGTCTGGTCGAAGCCGATGACGACCAGGGCCTCCGGCTGCGCCGCGAGGACCTCGGAGACCTCCGCGTCGAAGGTCGGCGCGTCGGGGTTGAAGACGACGTTCGCCACGACCGAGCCGCCGCCGGCCTCCACCGAGGAGGTGATGTTCTCCGCCAGCCCCGAGCCGTACGGGTCGTCGATCGTCAGCAGCGCCACGTCGAGGTGGCCGTCGCTGACCACCAGGTCCCCCATCACGCGGCCCTGCAGGACGTCGGACGGCGCGGTGCGGAAGTACAGGCCGTCGTCCTCGTAGTCGGTGAAGACCGGCGAGGTGTTGGCCGGGCTGAACTGGACGACGCCGGCGCCGGTGATGGCGTCGATGACGGTCTGGGAGACCCCGGAGGACGCCGCGCCGACGATCGCGTCGGCGTTCGCGCCCAGCAGGCGCTGCACCGTCTGGGAGGCGATGTCGGTGGTGGCGTCACCGGAGTCGCCCTCGACGTACCCGACGTCCTGGCCGTTGAAGCCGCCGGCGGCGTTGATGTCGGAGATGGCCAGCTCGACGCCGGCGAACTCCGGCGGACCGAGGAAGGCGAGGCTGCCGGTCTGCGGCAGCAGCGAGCCGATGGTCAGGACGCCGTCGCCGGTGTTCTGCTCGGCCGGGGCGCTGCTGCTGCTGCCGCTCTCGGACGCGCTGGGCTCCGCCGCCGTCTCCTCGCCGCCGCCACCGCACGCGGTGAGCGCGAGACCGGCGACGCCGAGGACCGCGACCGCGCGCGCACCGCGCAGAGGTCCGTTCATGGGGTCTCCTCCGTTGGGGACTCGGCGCAGGAGACTCCTGCGCCGCTCAGGGTGGGGGGAACCTAACCGGCCGCGGCGCGGGCGCGGACACCCGAGGGACGGTCGTTGTGGAGTCGTGACCTGCGAGGACCCGGCGCGCCACCGTGGATCACGACGGGTGACGGACCGTCAGGCGGAGCCGACCTGCGACAGGACGGCGTCGGCCACCTCGCGCATGGTCAGCCGGCGGTCCATCGACGTCTTCTGGATCC encodes:
- a CDS encoding ABC transporter substrate-binding protein, which gives rise to MNGPLRGARAVAVLGVAGLALTACGGGGEETAAEPSASESGSSSSAPAEQNTGDGVLTIGSLLPQTGSLAFLGPPEFAGVELAISDINAAGGFNGQDVGYVEGDSGDATTDIASQTVQRLLGANADAIVGAASSGVSQTVIDAITGAGVVQFSPANTSPVFTDYEDDGLYFRTAPSDVLQGRVMGDLVVSDGHLDVALLTIDDPYGSGLAENITSSVEAGGGSVVANVVFNPDAPTFDAEVSEVLAAQPEALVVIGFDQTVRIVNALVAQGSGPQDLPTYFVDGNLSNYGEEFAPGTLEGVKGTLPGSATSAEFQARLKEVDPALNGFEYAPEAYDATVLIGLAANVAGSDAGTAIAAELQGVSREGTACTSYEECAGLLDAGEDIDYNGFSGPVEFDENGDPTRATIGIYQYGPDNMYSNIEYREGSLG